The Sminthopsis crassicaudata isolate SCR6 chromosome 5, ASM4859323v1, whole genome shotgun sequence genome contains the following window.
GGCAAGTCTGACACATCTCACAAGTGGCCCCTTGGAATTTAGAATCAGTGCATTTACAGGAACCACATACACATATTCCTCGGCCATTGCAGATCTGCCCATTTGATGCCATACATGAAGATGTATCCAAAGAACAATCACAGGCACTGCCAGTGTAATTGGGGTTACACTCACATACTCGACACTTGCAAACACCATTTCCTGCAATTCAAAATTTCACATAACAGTATTACAATTACACAAGCATTAAAAGATTTCTGTCCATTGCCACTATATAGGGACATCAGAAGGCAAGAGTTTAACCAATATAGAAAGTTACCTTTATCCCAGAGAACCTACCACCTTTCTACCAAGTTAAGCACCTCTATTGTCCCCTCAAATAAGATCAATTATAGAATACAACTCCAGAAGTCATTCTCACCTCCACAAATCAATCCATTGGATCTATCACAGTTGAAATTGTCACATTCACAAAATTTGCCAGAATAAATTTCATTTGTATTATCCCTCTTTCTACAAACACATTGTCCACAGACACATTCTCCATTGTTGCTGCAAATTTCAGAACTGTTTTCTTTCCTGCAGTAAGCATCCATGTCTTCACTGTTTACTTCATCTGTACTACATTCACAATGTCTACCAACACGTCCCTCGTTGCACCTAAAGAAAGAATAGTATCCATGAATAAActctatgaaataaaaaattctaaGAAGAATTTATTTAAGAATGAATCATGTAGAAGTCTCGATGataatggaaattaaaatggTGGGAAATAACACTAACAGTAGCTCTGGGAGAGGATCTTCTTTGAGATCCTCTTTATTTAGACCAGTCTTACAAATCAAGACAAGTCTTTTACTCCTAGTCCTAAGGAAATCAAATATAGAATGTATCAGCATTTTAAAGTCAGACTGAAACCataagcaatatatatttttttgccaCTGATGCTTAAAGTTATTGGAAGTTTGATTATAATGCAGTGATAAGCATGAGAATGAAAATATTTCCCAAGTAATACAATTTTATGTCTAAGCTGCTGCCTGCTATAAGTAATAGTATTAtagtaaataacaaaatttataataCCTACAGATCACTGGAAATGAGATGCCATATTTCTGAAAATTCAAAGTGTATTTACAATGCTTTCAAAAAATATGAGGATAAATTATAgaagtaatatttttctttcttgtttttatcaCTTATATTTGTAGTTTAGAATGAGACTGATCTAAGTCAAACAGGTCTTTTCTCTATTCCTCCCAGATCACACTCCATCTTCTACCTTATGCCTTTGTTCTGGAAGATCCCTCTACCTGGAATGCTCTCGTTCCTCATTCTTTCTGTCTCCCAGAGACTTATCTTCCTTCAAGAGTGGCTAAAGAACCATCTATACAAGACTTTTTCTCCTAACAGTCTGGAATGCCCTCTCCCCCAATTCCTCtgtattctttttatattcttatttatgtACTTGTTTTCCCTAATAGAATGTGTAAGATCTTTATGAGTGGGAATGATTTCATTCATTgaatttgtatctccagcacttaccacagtgtctggcatctattaggcatttaataaatccttgctgATTTACTGATGCTTCCTACTTCTAATATTTTAAGTatacaaactgattttagaataTATTCATCTTCCTAAGAGCTTTGCTTTTTTGAGTTAAAAAATACCTAATGAGCTTCATaagaaaattattgttttctttcaattagtataagtatttacatatatatacatacatacatgcacatataaatataaatggtttCCAAAAATTCAACTCATTATTTTGTTAGAGAAAATGCTCATTCctatctcaatttttaaaaaatccagaaaagaaatacaaactatAAAAGTAGTTTTATTAGTTAATTGGTTTATATGTAACAGTATTTCCCCAGCCAAGTAAACTACTTATTGTCACCATAGGgttttttttatgttctttggAAACAGACAAACAGAATATTATGTGAATAGCTTTAAGAGtaataattcaacaaataaattcagttcaacaagcTCTTAGTAAGCACTTGTTACAAAGTATTAGAGACACAAAGCCAAAAATGAAAGATTCCCTGCTTctcaagaaacaagaaagatgTATGCATCCCCCACCAGCTTTTCTCCCACACCAGGCCTCTACTTACCGGCAGGCCCCGCATTCAAATGTTCCATTTCCTTCATGACACTCTGGACTATTTGGAATGCCTTCACTCTGGCACTCACATTCACAGATAAACTGAAGTGTAATCTCTACTTCTTCAGTGAAACCTAGAGGTTTAATTTTGATGGTTTCCGTGTCTTTCTTAGGACATTTGTTGGATGTTATACTAATCTCAAATCGAACCTATAAGGGGAAGAATGAATAACTATGTCATTGCTGTGTGTCTATTTTATCACCTAACCAATACCCAATTTTAAATGAGTAATCCTCACCCACCTCATCACCAATGGAAATATtggaacattttcttccattttctcctgTCCCATTCACTCCATTCTTGCAGTAAGATTTGTAATTTATTGTTACTCCTTCTGGCAATTTGctgttttccagaatgacttCTGAAGATAAGgactaaaataaagataaattttagCCAAAAATAAGTGTAATGTATAACCAAAGATATATAcaaatttattaaattcaatGGATTTTggttcaccaaaaaaaaatccttttccacAAATTATTTGAAATCTAACTAAAAGGGATTCCTTGAAAGaatatatttctattctattgCTGTTTTCTATCAATGattacaaattaattaattaacaaatatttgttaagcaacCATGTTTATTATatccttaaaaaatatattggaacTGGGATGTGGAACAGAaccataaaagaagaaattttttttttccattttaaagcaATCTTCTcccaaaagcaaaaacaaaaggtaCAGGTGAGACATAACAATTCTTTGAAACAGGAAGCTGTGTCCTCTGTAAAAAAGCAAAGGAGAACTGGACAAAGATCCCTTCCATAGTCTTCTTTCAATAGAATCAGGAAGTACATTTTATTTCAAGCTGAAGGCAAATATCCTTTGGGGTGAAGCTAGAATATGAATGAAAGTTGTATTTTCTAGTACTTGACTGATAGTAAGAATGCCAATCTTTAAATACTCAGATTTTCCCCCCTGAgtaattattcttaaaaaaaaaaaagatacttttgtCTGATATTTTTACTACAGTTAGACTAAGGAAATACTGATTAAGCTGAGGAAatcgattttttttttcccccaagtgtTTTGACAGTGCCTCAATTTTCCAGACTCTCTATAGTCTTCTTATCTTAGACACAGGAGATGAGaggaatttctttgtttttgaagtgATAACCCCAGAAATGagtataaatacaaattaatttcaaTTACTTACATTGTATGCATCAATGATCAACTGGATTACATTGCTGGAATTTGCAGACAATGTTCCTACTGCTGACTTGGGGATCAAATTCTTCAGTTCCTTAACAGAGAGGGAacagaatgtaaaatataaaacatatgtaaagcataaatgcatttattatgcTACTATGTACTAAAAACATCTAACACCTGTTTTGAATACATACTAAATGCCATGGAGAATTAACTCAGATGAATAGTCTAAATATTTGGAAGCCAGACataaagaatttttgaaaaggTGACTAAGTCACAATTTGTAGCTTTATCCAGTCTGCCTTAAATGTAGTTTCCTACAGTTTAATTTACAATAAAGAGCTAATCATATATACCTTATTTTAACTTATATAAAGCACACATAACCACTCCGTATTTACCTTGTAAACAGCCTGAAATTCTTCTGTAACTGCAAAAATTGTTTGAATGTTATTTTCACTTAGTTTTTGGACAAGGTGAGCAATAGAAGGATAATCCTAGAAAATAAAGGATCAGTATTTGGTTAATATGTACTATTAATTCATACTGATTTTTCCActaatttttgaaagaaagaaattatatgatatatgatatgtaAAGTATCAGCTCAATGTAGGTAATTCTACCAAATTCTCTAGTTTAgtatctatatataaaaaaatatatgttatacatatataaaatataaaaatccatAATTTACATTGCCCACCATCCATGCAAACATTCTTAAATGGAATGTCAACAAATCTAATAAGAAATTCAGCACTCACATAATAATGGCTCATTGTGTATACATTATTTTCTAGGTGACATCTTCCATCATTTGGTAAAACAATTCCACCAAGTTTACCATCTCCAGCAAAGTGAAAACCGGCATCAGTGGAAAAAACCAATAGTCGTGTAACATTTCTCCAGCCAATTAATgacttggaaaggaaaaaaaaaaagcaaaggaatgtttaagacaaaacaaaaaataacccaACATACATGTTTAAAACTTTCAGTTCTTTgagctttttcttcatctctactCTTTCCCCTTCATTCCCAGGTGCCTTTCCTATCCTACTAACAAACAAGACAAAGACCATATAgttgttaaaagaaaaacaaccccAAAAGCAAAACAGTATTAAACATACAAACAGGCACAcacaaagtataaaaaaaaaaaaaaaaaaaaaaaaaaagattttattgatttatgAAGATATCAGGTACAAAGTATTATTTGGTACTTTGATTCTTCTTATAgcacacacataaaaataaaaattaatcttaaGGATTAAGTCGCAAAGATTTTGTTCTTCCAAAGCTCTTTTGATATCACAAAGCCAGAAAGGAAGAAGTTCCATAATATCAGGACACCTgggcctattaaaaaaaaaaaaaaaaaaaaaaaaaaaaaaaaaaaaaagagctacaaGGATGCTCTTCTCACACTACCTATATGGCACCAAAAGTACCCATCCCAGGAAGGCCCAGGTATAATATGGGTGCACCTCTATTATTCTGGCTGACTGAGAATGGAGCAGTAACTAATTATAGACACTTAACTACTTACCCCACAGACTGCAACCTGCATGATTGCATCAAATCCCCCTTCTGGAGAGTCCAAATTGCCGGAAATGTGCTGCTTCCCCACAAGCTCGTTAAACACCTCCCCCTTGTCTGTAAGGCTGAGCACATTCTTGTAGCTAAAGGGGCTGGTGCAGTTCTGGTCGCCCGTGCAGGGGTTCCTGAGCTTGGCCGGTGTGGTGCTGATGTACGGCATCACGGTCTTCTCCACAAAGGAGCCGAATCCTATTGGGAAAATGTCCATGGGTCTAAACCTTACAATAACTAGGGACCACCTGTAGTGTTTGAGTCAACATGTCCCTGCCTCTTAACAACCAGCCAATCAACAAGAAATGCACACTGGTGAGGAAAtgtgtttttacatttaaattacaATATGAATTTTGTTTGATGTGagtctaaactttaaaaaaaaataacaagaaaatctgggaaattcttggttttctcatcaCAAAAAGCTTAGTTTAGATCTTgtgtataataataatgtttgctatatgataaaagcaaaaatggataGCTAGTTCCAAATGTTCTCAGCCCTACTTTATCCCAAATCCATCAGATttttaatcaggaaaaaaaaatttttttggaagaaTAGCATTTCCTCAATCAATACattttgagagagagacagacagacagacaagagtTAGATTTTTCAAACCGCTGCTGtgagattttaaaatgtattttggcAATATAATGGTTGGCAACATAATATATGATCCTTGGTGCTCCAGTTACATGTATGGAAGTAAGAATTTTAGGAAGACATAAAATGAATGTGTGAAGTGGCAAATATGACAAATCAGAAATGAGATTGCTGTGAAATAGAAGTCTAGGTCTGAAAGGTATCTTAGTGTCTAATAGGTAAGAATTTTGAGCACTAAAAGATACATGGTAAAAGGATTCTGGTTCTGTCTTGGTGAAAAAAGTACCActgtttatttttaagattttatgggtgagattatttttaccttgcgaatacaatcctttctttgcaacaacaacaacaacaacaaaaaaattcggttctgcacatatatatattgtaccaagcatatactataagatatttaatatgtatgggaatgcctgccatctaggggtgggggtggagggaaggaggggaaaaactcagaacagaagggagtacaagggataatgtaaaaaaaaaaaaaaaaaatttacctatgcatatgtactgtcaaagaaaatgttataattataaaaattaataaaaaacaaaaacaaacaaaaacaaacaaacaaacaaaaaaacccaaaagatttTATAGGTATACTATGAAAAGAAGCATGATTTCTATATGGCAGAATTAAAATCAaacttatttttacctttctgactTTCTTACCAATTCGGAAATCTGAAGTGATTCTTTTCATCTCATACATTAGATCTGTTCCAAGACTCTTCACATTCTCCAAGTCATCTTTCATAGAGTAAGAGAGATCCATAAGATAATAGAGGTCAATAGGGTAGTCTTCAGCTCTCTTGAATTTTAATGCAAATGTTTGTGGTTCTCCTAAtaaaacaatgttataaaaagaaatcaattcaagTTATTAGAAACCCAAAGTatagcaaaaggaaaaatgaaaataatttgataaatcaATATTACTTTTACTTCATATCAAATATATCATTTCTACTGAAAGTTTATAGTTTTAATACTGTCACTAATACAGATATTAAAACACTTCTAAAAAAGTGACTCTGTAAAAAGACAGCAGTAAATTCTTAGTAACCATAAACTCCCTGAGGGAAGAATGATTCACTCATTTTACACTTTCCCTgtaaaatctatttattatcttctcTACAGAGTTGGACATCTTACTGTGGTATGAAGATGTTCCAAAGCTTATTCTGAAAGCTTATCAGCAGAACTGAAAAGTCCAATAAATTAATTAAGTGAATGACAACTTTTTTGGTAACAGTAAATCATAAAGCCATCTACTAAAGGCATGGTAGTAAGGCTGTATCTAAGAGAGGGGATCTATTTCATTGAAACATGAATACTAATATTACTGATAAAAGAAATATTCTTCtgatatattaaatttaagaGCTACTGAGATCTCTGAATTGAATCTATTAAGTGCCTTAATTCCTAAAATTCAGTATGTTCTTTGTCCCTAAATGAATGACAactcacttcattttattttattgattttattctgACTATTGATTTTAATCCTAAGCAGCACCTATAAATTTGGGATGGCAATGAAAATTTCAATGACACTGGAGTTAAAGACTCACGTACCTGAACGTAACTTCAAAGTTAGCTGCTGTGGTTGGATTTGGGTAATGTCTTCAGGCTGGAGTTTTTCTGCTGTACCTTTACTGCGATttgtcacatttttatttttacggATAGTTTTATTGCCTCGAGGATTTTCTATATCCTGTGGACGGCAGCCTTTTTTTTCTAATGCTTCTAAGTCATCGCACCGAGCAGAAGTAGGCATTCCTTCTtgtaaaaatgactaaaaataatattttaaatgaatatttaagaaTTAAGAGTAAAAATCACAAGCTGTGATATTAATCATTACACAAAAGATTCAATAGTTTGTAACTGTTTACTtaattttttggcttttaaacAAGTTCCCCCGCCCCAGATATGAATGTCCGTACTttggatagagaaagaaaataattcttgtgaaaataacaaatttggaaaatcttCAGAAGTCTCAAGCAAACTGAAGAGTTTGActtaagtaagcagaaccaagagaatatacACATGAACCATAAATTAAAGAAAAGTAGTAAGAAAAGACATCAAAATTCAAGCCAATGCATTGACCAATCTTGGCTCCAggggactatttttcttttctcagcagAGAAATAGTTAATTACAAGTGTGAATGAGGCAAATTTTGTCAAACAGAAAAACATTCAATTGAGTAGGTTGGGGACAGGATTTACTAGTAAATGCcagcaacattaaaaaaaaatcagcaaaactttttacctaaaaaaagaaaaatgtctattTATTCCATAGAaagtatgaatttaaaaatatagcatTCCAAAGATTAGTATATGTTTTTAACAATCCTAttcccattttctatttttctagaaatataaaacctAAATAAATCTTAGATTCATTGTTTTCTAATACCTACTGATTCaatgaggcagctaagtggcactgTAAAAacaatgccaggcctggaatcaggaaaacctgaattcaattctgacctcagatatttagttgtgtgactctgaacaagtcattttcctcaattctaaaatggagttaataatagcatcttaacCTCCCATGAGTtttgagatcaaatgagagactAAGTATAAAAcactggcacatagcaagtgctacataaatgtatCATCATTATCAATTAATAGTATCTGTTAAACATCCATAAAATATATCACTGCATAAGGCATACTGAGGCAGAACTATCACAGAGAATAGAAAAGGCAAAATAGATTAGCTTTTACGAATTAGTTtgtatgggggaaaaaaaccttgaatataaatagaatttgaaaGGAGAGACGGTTTAAGAATATCTACATAATTAAAAGAACAGAAGGTCAGCTAAACTTAACCTCCATTTTTCTAGGCATCATCACACTATAATTATCCTCCACAGCAAAAAAGTACACTGGTGAAGTAAGTTTTCAAAACACTAACACATAAAAGTGTTAAGACTATATACATAGCTcataaaaaaatgacttttttctttgaaatatgatTTAATGATTTAATATCATTAACAATAACCAACTGTGAATTATTTCAGAAATAGTTTGGTAGGGATAATCCTCAATTATAGCTTCTCCTGTCCTACGGAGACTggataataaaaaatgtaaattgtgTTGAATATGCTAAGTCTTTAAACTATCACTCTGTGAATGATAAACAGTTGGTTGCCACAAGTACTCTCAACAGGGGAGGAACAAGGTTCTGGGCAGTTTCCAACTATACATGCCTGAAATAATTGGAGGTTTAGAGAATAAGAATGGCTCCTTTAGAAATAGCTTGTTATAGCCAGGATAGGCAAAGGAAGACCAAACTATATGCTCACAAGTATACTGGGATGATGGACTAGAGAAAACTCCAGCCTTCTATAAATTCCATGTCATTCCCAGTTTTACCAAGTGGAGCGAAGGGTAAAAAGATTTAGGTTCTTTGAGTAACTATGTTTACAATAGTCAAAGCGTGCAATCTGGTGtgatgtgcttgtgtaatatggTCTTAGCAACCCTTAAGCTTTCTTCTACTGCTTTATCCCACTTCTGGACTGATATTTTCATCATTAATGTTGCatacatagaaaatgaaaattaagtttCAGTTAAAGCAAATCAAATGTAATTAGGATCCTTCATTtgtaacaaaagtaaaaatatctaAGATATTTCAAAGTCAAATGCAAATAAATCTTGGGTTTTATGCTACATGGGATATATACTCTTATTAGCTTAAGTAAGttaaaattcaagaaacatttatcaaacatCTGCCCTGTGCAAAATGTTAGGTGCTAGCAAtataaaggtgaaaaaaaatgagaagatccTTCCTTTTAGTGATTTATATTCATCTATTATATTCATGCCACGTACAAAGcataaataaaacaagataaaaagtGATGGGGACAaagcagagataaaaaaaaaatgctctatgaAAACTTAATAGTTGACCAGATATGGATACACatttaatagataattttattgacCAAGTTGGAGATTTCTGAGAGTTCATAATTAAATTTAGTTAGAAGGAAAGTTATTgtaaaagatatgaactatgctgAAGAACAGAAGGAATATTCAAGACATACCGAGAAAGGATGTCATTTTAGAGGCACACAAAGCTAATGTCTACACAAGGAATATGGTAGCAGTTATCTCCCTTCTGCCcccaaaacaaagacaaaaacaaaatttaaaaaaaaaatcaagcttaatgaatatatatacacatatatatatatatgaaagtacTATAATTCATGTTTCATGTCAAAAACTAATTGCAATTTATACTACTTACAGAGTTTGTACACCATCCACAATTTGGTCCTGCTTGTATACATTCTCCACATGATTTTGCATTTGCTTTTAAGCAATCATTTCCACCTGTCCAAAAGAACCcaagtcattttaatttaaaatattataaaataaaaactacaataaTGTTGGATTATGAATGGAACAATGGAAAGACCATCCTTGTCTCTAGAGTTATAAGATCTGTTTTCAAATCCCAGAGCTGACATTTACTCCctggtctcattttcctcaaaaaaGAGGGCCAAATTAGATAGTCTCTGAATTTCCTGCAGCTTGACATCTATGAGTCTATGATTTTCCGATAAGATGAATTTAGTTTACAAGGATAAATGTCACAATGAGATAACGAACTTGTTATTTTCCCCAGGAACTATGGATTCTCAATTCCCTTATTCTATGCTGTTTCCTGACACAGCtcttttaacatcaatatttttcTGGTAATTCTTAAGTA
Protein-coding sequences here:
- the ITGB1 gene encoding integrin beta-1 isoform X1 — protein: MGDFKEFYYFSLYYYLYDLHFILQMSLQLIFWVGLVSCSICQVLSQTGGNDCLKANAKSCGECIQAGPNCGWCTNSSFLQEGMPTSARCDDLEALEKKGCRPQDIENPRGNKTIRKNKNVTNRSKGTAEKLQPEDITQIQPQQLTLKLRSGEPQTFALKFKRAEDYPIDLYYLMDLSYSMKDDLENVKSLGTDLMYEMKRITSDFRIGFGSFVEKTVMPYISTTPAKLRNPCTGDQNCTSPFSYKNVLSLTDKGEVFNELVGKQHISGNLDSPEGGFDAIMQVAVCGSLIGWRNVTRLLVFSTDAGFHFAGDGKLGGIVLPNDGRCHLENNVYTMSHYYDYPSIAHLVQKLSENNIQTIFAVTEEFQAVYKELKNLIPKSAVGTLSANSSNVIQLIIDAYNSLSSEVILENSKLPEGVTINYKSYCKNGVNGTGENGRKCSNISIGDEVRFEISITSNKCPKKDTETIKIKPLGFTEEVEITLQFICECECQSEGIPNSPECHEGNGTFECGACRCNEGRVGRHCECSTDEVNSEDMDAYCRKENSSEICSNNGECVCGQCVCRKRDNTNEIYSGKFCECDNFNCDRSNGLICGGNGVCKCRVCECNPNYTGSACDCSLDTSSCMASNGQICNGRGICVCGSCKCTDSKFQGATCEMCQTCLGVCAEHKECVQCRAFDKGEKKDTCAEECPYFNITKVKSREDLPQPGQREALSHCKEKDVDDCWFYFTYSVNGNNEVVVHVVETPECPTGPDIIPIVAGVVAGIVLIGLALLLIWKLLMIIHDRREFAKFEKEKMNAKWDAGENPIYKSAVTTVVNPKYEGK
- the ITGB1 gene encoding integrin beta-1 isoform X2, with the protein product MSLQLIFWVGLVSCSICQVLSQTGGNDCLKANAKSCGECIQAGPNCGWCTNSSFLQEGMPTSARCDDLEALEKKGCRPQDIENPRGNKTIRKNKNVTNRSKGTAEKLQPEDITQIQPQQLTLKLRSGEPQTFALKFKRAEDYPIDLYYLMDLSYSMKDDLENVKSLGTDLMYEMKRITSDFRIGFGSFVEKTVMPYISTTPAKLRNPCTGDQNCTSPFSYKNVLSLTDKGEVFNELVGKQHISGNLDSPEGGFDAIMQVAVCGSLIGWRNVTRLLVFSTDAGFHFAGDGKLGGIVLPNDGRCHLENNVYTMSHYYDYPSIAHLVQKLSENNIQTIFAVTEEFQAVYKELKNLIPKSAVGTLSANSSNVIQLIIDAYNSLSSEVILENSKLPEGVTINYKSYCKNGVNGTGENGRKCSNISIGDEVRFEISITSNKCPKKDTETIKIKPLGFTEEVEITLQFICECECQSEGIPNSPECHEGNGTFECGACRCNEGRVGRHCECSTDEVNSEDMDAYCRKENSSEICSNNGECVCGQCVCRKRDNTNEIYSGKFCECDNFNCDRSNGLICGGNGVCKCRVCECNPNYTGSACDCSLDTSSCMASNGQICNGRGICVCGSCKCTDSKFQGATCEMCQTCLGVCAEHKECVQCRAFDKGEKKDTCAEECPYFNITKVKSREDLPQPGQREALSHCKEKDVDDCWFYFTYSVNGNNEVVVHVVETPECPTGPDIIPIVAGVVAGIVLIGLALLLIWKLLMIIHDRREFAKFEKEKMNAKWDAGENPIYKSAVTTVVNPKYEGK